A part of Chiloscyllium punctatum isolate Juve2018m chromosome 27, sChiPun1.3, whole genome shotgun sequence genomic DNA contains:
- the stx12 gene encoding syntaxin-12 — protein MSYGRIEDSRFNYHSQPQDFNALIQTCSANIQKISRNTAQITTIVQQLGTQQDTSELQDRLQQLQHSTNQLAKETNKHLKELGSLPLAYNEQRQQRMQKERLMNEFSVALNNFQAAQRKAAEKEKESVARARAASRLSSGFSDDEAKEEPLVSFESNEDWNQTQAQSQEVAITEEDLELIKERETAIRQLEANILDVNQIFKDLAMMIHDQGDMIDSIEANVESAEVHVEQGTHQLQRAAYYQKKSRKKLCILIIVLAVVGVVLGLVIWLASR, from the exons ATGTCTTACGGACGAATTGAGGACAGTCGCTTCAACTACCACTCTCAACCTCAGGACTTCAATGCTCTCATTCAAACATGCAGTGCCAACATCCAGAAGATCTCACGGAATA CCGCACAGATAACTACAATAGTGCAACAACTAGGGACACAACAAGATACAAGCGAACTTCAGGACAGACT ACAACAGCTGCAACACAGTACAAACCAGCTTGCCAAGGAAACCAATAAACACCTGAAGGAACTTGGATCATTGCCTTTAGCATACAATGAACAG CGTCAGCAGCGAATGCAGAAGGAGCGACTCATGAATGAATTTTCTGTAGCTCTGAACAACTTCCAAGCAGCACAGCGGAAAGCTGCAGAAAAGGAGAAAGAGTCTGTAGCAAGAGCGAGAGCAGCATCACGCCTCTCA AGTGGTTTCAGTGATGATGAGGCCAAAGAGGAACCACTTGTATCATTTGAAAG TAATGAAGATTGGAATCAGACACAAGCTCAATCTCAAGAGGTTGCAATAACTGAAGAAGACCTGGAACTCATCAAGGAACGAGAGACAGCAATCCGACAACTTGAG GCTAACATCTTGGATGTCAACCAGATTTTTAAAGACTTGGCAATGATGATCCATGATCAAGGAGATATGATTG ATAGCATAGAAGCAAATGTGGAGAGTGCAGAAGTACATGTTGAACAAGGAACCCACCAGTTGCAGAGGGCAGCTTATTATCAG AAAAAGTCCCGCAAGAAGTTGTGCATTCTGATTATAGTTCTTGCAGTGGTTGGTGTCGTGTTGGGCCTTGTTATTTGGTTGGCATCCAGATAG